The following coding sequences lie in one Methanopyrus sp. SNP6 genomic window:
- a CDS encoding magnesium transporter, translated as MKRFLRDLSAATASLTVLVLMESFTGITLESLKHRWMHHPEFLAMLPALMDFRGNVALAHSARTATATHLGDEEKALQSSLAVLLVGLMVPPVIGLVVYYAYGGDLSTLVGAAFLTVLSVTAVVTPVTVGIVRVAAMLGFDPDHVAPPLTTALSDVLTVVLLFTIAEVMVG; from the coding sequence ATGAAGCGCTTCCTCAGAGACCTTTCCGCCGCCACAGCATCACTGACGGTCTTGGTCCTCATGGAATCGTTCACGGGGATTACACTCGAATCCCTGAAGCATCGGTGGATGCATCATCCTGAATTCTTGGCGATGCTTCCGGCTCTCATGGACTTTCGGGGTAACGTGGCTCTTGCTCACTCCGCCCGTACCGCTACGGCAACCCACCTGGGTGACGAGGAGAAGGCACTGCAGAGCTCACTGGCGGTTCTTCTAGTCGGTCTCATGGTGCCTCCGGTCATCGGCTTGGTCGTCTACTACGCCTACGGAGGTGATTTGAGTACCCTCGTAGGGGCCGCGTTCCTTACCGTACTGTCGGTTACCGCAGTCGTAACGCCAGTAACAGTCGGTATCGTTCGCGTGGCGGCGATGTTGGGTTTCGATCCGGATCATGTCGCTCCGCCACTGACAACGGCTCTCTCGGACGTACTGACTGTGGTCCTCCTGTTCACGATTGCGGAGGTGATGGTCGGTTGA
- a CDS encoding AIR synthase related protein, producing MEKVDMERLLKHIEETNFCRRLLREVPEEWKTIIGPLQGDDATVIEVNGERLVINMEGPYPAKIGRKTAIIHSAADVVVTGGEPIVAFDAVQAESEEQAKEILEDLRKQAEGLGIKILGGNTQSHPDLVPCVSVAVIGRLIADEPIPDGTAREGDTLVFLGEPVRGDVGDRVYKAKVKFNAFLRFLREGIDVSTAKDASRGGVLGNLLEMMGKAKKGVKLRSMPYPTWTGYLGIFMVCMDPNDVGRAAEIAFEEGCPFTVAGEVVDEPVIRFGNRELVSEEEMIEVYRRLPYKPPGAGR from the coding sequence TTGGAAAAAGTCGATATGGAGCGTCTCCTCAAGCATATAGAAGAGACCAACTTCTGCCGCAGGTTGCTCAGGGAAGTCCCGGAGGAGTGGAAGACGATCATAGGCCCACTACAGGGCGACGACGCCACAGTGATCGAGGTAAACGGTGAGCGGTTAGTGATCAACATGGAAGGTCCCTATCCGGCCAAGATCGGTAGAAAGACTGCGATCATACACTCTGCGGCCGACGTCGTGGTCACCGGCGGTGAACCGATAGTGGCGTTCGACGCCGTACAAGCCGAAAGCGAGGAGCAGGCGAAGGAAATCCTCGAGGATTTGAGGAAACAGGCGGAAGGATTGGGAATCAAGATCCTCGGCGGTAACACACAATCCCATCCCGATCTAGTGCCCTGTGTCTCCGTGGCCGTAATCGGTCGATTAATAGCCGACGAACCGATCCCGGATGGTACGGCCAGAGAAGGCGATACGCTGGTGTTCTTGGGCGAGCCTGTGCGTGGGGATGTTGGTGACCGTGTTTACAAGGCCAAGGTGAAATTCAACGCGTTCCTTAGGTTCCTACGGGAAGGTATCGACGTGAGTACCGCCAAGGACGCCAGTCGCGGTGGAGTACTCGGGAACCTACTGGAGATGATGGGTAAAGCCAAGAAAGGTGTCAAGCTCCGATCAATGCCGTATCCCACGTGGACAGGGTACTTGGGGATCTTCATGGTATGTATGGACCCGAACGACGTCGGACGTGCTGCCGAGATAGCGTTCGAAGAGGGATGTCCGTTCACGGTCGCAGGAGAGGTTGTGGATGAGCCGGTGATCCGTTTCGGAAACCGGGAACTAGTTTCCGAAGAGGAAATGATAGAAGTCTACCGGAGGCTTCCTTACAAGCCCCCTGGGGCAGGACGATGA
- a CDS encoding transcriptional regulator encodes MRWKTRREKIVSLLTESREPLTIDEIAYMVREGDKSKIIEDLEHIAKTLRREGKTLLMEPARCNKCGYVFKSLRIKPPSRCPKCKSEWIQSPRFTIRE; translated from the coding sequence ATGCGTTGGAAGACTAGGCGCGAAAAGATAGTGTCACTACTCACGGAAAGCCGTGAGCCCCTGACCATTGACGAAATAGCTTATATGGTCAGAGAGGGTGATAAGTCGAAGATTATTGAGGATTTGGAACATATAGCTAAAACGCTACGTCGTGAGGGTAAGACGCTGCTCATGGAGCCGGCTAGGTGTAACAAGTGCGGATACGTGTTCAAGAGCCTCAGGATTAAGCCACCGTCCAGGTGCCCAAAATGCAAATCCGAGTGGATCCAATCGCCGAGATTCACTATCAGGGAATGA
- a CDS encoding potassium channel family protein produces MEKIEKEIKRRTVVELLTEMKNLAQLSVDLAYSVLLFGSRELAEEVRRIERRVDELSIVLKAKLALAIRDLEDVRHLLPIMELTQSMEVITDAADDVAETVAMGAEPHPIVQRAIAESEEKIRLVRVEEGSELDGKTLGELRLASETGMHVIAIRRGSTWIIGPDKDAKILGGDVLIVRGRDEGYKKLKKIASGRR; encoded by the coding sequence ATGGAGAAAATCGAAAAAGAGATTAAGAGGCGGACGGTCGTGGAACTCCTCACGGAAATGAAGAATCTCGCGCAGCTATCAGTTGACCTGGCCTACTCGGTTTTACTGTTCGGAAGCCGCGAGCTGGCCGAGGAGGTGCGACGTATCGAGAGACGTGTGGATGAGTTGTCTATCGTACTGAAGGCGAAGCTCGCTCTGGCTATTCGAGATCTTGAGGACGTTCGCCATTTACTGCCCATAATGGAGTTGACGCAATCGATGGAGGTTATCACCGACGCCGCGGACGACGTCGCCGAAACCGTGGCCATGGGTGCGGAACCTCACCCTATCGTTCAGAGGGCCATTGCCGAGTCCGAAGAAAAGATACGGCTTGTTCGGGTGGAGGAGGGGTCAGAATTAGACGGCAAAACGCTGGGAGAACTTAGGTTGGCCAGTGAAACTGGGATGCATGTAATCGCGATAAGGCGGGGATCGACTTGGATAATAGGACCGGATAAAGACGCCAAGATACTGGGAGGGGACGTCTTGATAGTCCGTGGTCGGGACGAGGGATACAAGAAACTAAAGAAGATAGCCAGTGGGCGAAGATGA
- a CDS encoding GNAT family N-acetyltransferase has protein sequence MGERTVACYGPYVVKEIRTNQDNLDAIRSLLKSAERRGPGNVGEVVPLDVFDTDRGLASDRTRLLVAFREEEIVACVAADPREHIGSGPNPHNVFGLVVSPEVRTRYQLGHVMLAAALKTLREEGLKVARTTPTRRALPFFTGIRADPTHVYRELEVRLRWYRKTGSEEYLELTRVPREVREELELLRIRTVNVRRDPTPFHRLDPEKPVHVFRSGVRSFTLIVSLGERNSWSTSA, from the coding sequence GTGGGCGAGCGGACTGTCGCGTGCTACGGACCTTACGTCGTTAAGGAGATCAGAACGAACCAGGATAACCTAGACGCGATCCGTTCGTTACTGAAGTCCGCTGAGCGCCGTGGTCCTGGAAACGTTGGAGAAGTGGTTCCTCTCGACGTCTTCGACACGGATCGTGGACTAGCCTCCGATCGCACCAGGCTGCTGGTGGCTTTTCGGGAGGAGGAGATCGTCGCTTGTGTCGCCGCAGATCCTCGGGAACACATAGGTTCCGGTCCCAACCCCCACAATGTCTTCGGCCTCGTAGTGTCTCCTGAGGTACGTACTAGGTACCAGTTGGGACACGTCATGCTGGCCGCCGCCCTGAAAACGCTCCGGGAAGAGGGTCTGAAGGTTGCACGAACAACTCCAACAAGACGCGCCTTACCGTTCTTCACAGGTATCCGTGCCGATCCCACTCATGTGTACCGGGAACTCGAGGTGAGGCTTAGGTGGTACCGTAAGACCGGGAGCGAGGAATACTTAGAGCTGACTAGGGTACCGAGGGAGGTCCGTGAAGAGCTGGAGCTACTTCGAATTCGTACGGTGAACGTGCGGAGGGATCCCACACCGTTTCACCGGTTGGATCCGGAAAAACCCGTGCACGTTTTCAGGTCGGGTGTCCGTTCGTTCACCCTCATAGTATCGCTGGGGGAACGGAATTCATGGTCGACATCAGCGTGA
- a CDS encoding tripartite tricarboxylate transporter permease → MLGGVFLGIFSGMLSGYIPGLHPNTFFSEFNPTYLDREDVLTFASACSAVNVPLSKVESMFLGVPDDQTSVAVLIPLQRYTIEGRAEEAARLVALGTLSTGFFAAVTLPCIVKIVGPMYVISKPIIPWLVLAILVLQTYDNGLRGLAIFSASSVLGYVVLSGPLDVASPLEAMFSGFYAIGPGISCLINRTSIPKQRPGKPAILGKELPKCGILAAFAGCTLGFLPGLGPANVVSVLTRLGVDTTERYLLVTSGIDAADAVSSIVALHALGNPRSGASVFIQRSVGDITYPEVLASVGVYLLVSVLGVWLLIFSTRVLGEMLSGARARVLTGTVVIGLLALMTSHGLGSLGTAIVCAGIGIYALRSGVDPSLCTSALALPTVLKLLGVG, encoded by the coding sequence TTGCTCGGTGGAGTGTTTCTCGGAATCTTTTCCGGGATGCTATCGGGGTACATCCCCGGACTCCATCCGAATACATTTTTTTCGGAGTTTAATCCCACGTACCTCGACCGTGAAGACGTGCTGACGTTCGCTTCAGCATGCTCAGCCGTCAACGTCCCGTTATCCAAGGTTGAAAGCATGTTCTTGGGAGTACCCGATGATCAAACGTCGGTCGCCGTGTTGATTCCGTTGCAGCGCTATACAATTGAGGGAAGGGCGGAAGAAGCCGCTCGCCTCGTCGCCTTGGGGACGTTATCCACGGGCTTTTTCGCTGCGGTCACGCTCCCGTGCATCGTGAAGATCGTAGGGCCCATGTACGTCATCTCCAAGCCGATAATACCGTGGCTGGTACTGGCGATCCTGGTCCTTCAAACGTACGATAACGGACTCCGCGGGTTGGCGATCTTCTCGGCGAGCTCCGTGTTAGGCTACGTGGTTCTTTCAGGACCGCTCGACGTAGCTTCCCCACTGGAAGCTATGTTCTCCGGATTCTACGCGATCGGTCCAGGAATTTCCTGTTTGATAAACCGTACTTCGATCCCGAAGCAGCGGCCCGGAAAGCCTGCAATACTTGGGAAGGAGCTCCCGAAGTGCGGAATCTTGGCGGCATTCGCGGGTTGTACTCTCGGTTTCCTGCCGGGATTGGGTCCTGCCAACGTGGTTTCCGTCCTGACGAGGTTGGGTGTCGATACGACCGAGCGGTACCTACTGGTAACCTCCGGTATCGACGCCGCCGACGCGGTGTCCTCGATCGTGGCTCTGCACGCGCTTGGAAACCCTAGAAGTGGGGCCTCGGTGTTCATCCAGCGGTCCGTTGGAGACATCACGTACCCAGAAGTGTTGGCGTCGGTGGGTGTGTACCTACTCGTGTCGGTGTTGGGAGTATGGCTGCTCATCTTTTCGACCAGGGTGTTGGGAGAGATGCTCTCCGGGGCACGGGCGCGGGTACTGACCGGTACCGTAGTAATCGGACTGCTCGCGTTGATGACATCTCATGGGTTGGGCTCGCTCGGTACGGCGATCGTATGTGCGGGAATAGGGATTTACGCGCTCCGCTCCGGTGTCGATCCATCGCTCTGCACGTCAGCGCTGGCCTTGCCGACGGTTCTGAAGTTGCTGGGGGTCGGGTGA
- the truA gene encoding tRNA pseudouridine(38-40) synthase TruA, giving the protein MRVALQVAYDGSRYHGFQYQPDVPTIEGALRKALSELRLELVGYASRTDAGAHARYQVVVVEGDPELAQPDPINARLPKDIRVIAKTEVNDEFDPRRDALRKEYRYFLGPLNDPEAAERAARKLEGKHDFSAFRREDGRNPIVTIERCELLEIIPNAYVLRVVAPRFLWEMVRRIAGFVWEVGHGLREEEDAEALLSGEFKPSEKPRCLPAEGLILWYIEYDKVHFERTEAWFEDHKVIQLGGRLLLRLPEGAENC; this is encoded by the coding sequence ATGAGGGTAGCCCTCCAGGTCGCCTATGACGGTTCGCGATACCACGGTTTCCAATATCAGCCCGACGTCCCAACGATCGAAGGAGCGCTACGAAAGGCTCTCTCGGAGCTGAGATTGGAACTGGTGGGGTACGCATCCAGGACCGACGCGGGGGCCCATGCACGCTACCAGGTAGTAGTGGTGGAAGGCGACCCGGAGCTAGCTCAACCGGACCCCATCAACGCGAGGTTACCCAAGGACATCCGAGTGATAGCTAAAACGGAAGTCAATGACGAGTTTGATCCACGGCGCGATGCACTGCGAAAGGAGTATCGGTACTTCTTGGGACCGTTGAACGATCCCGAAGCTGCGGAACGGGCTGCCCGTAAGCTCGAAGGAAAACACGATTTTTCTGCATTCCGAAGGGAGGATGGCCGGAATCCAATAGTAACCATCGAGAGGTGTGAACTCTTAGAAATAATCCCTAACGCGTACGTGTTACGGGTCGTGGCACCGCGATTCCTATGGGAGATGGTCCGCAGGATAGCAGGGTTCGTGTGGGAGGTGGGCCACGGGCTCAGGGAGGAGGAGGACGCCGAAGCGCTACTTTCTGGTGAGTTCAAGCCGTCGGAGAAACCCAGATGCCTCCCGGCAGAGGGGCTGATCTTGTGGTACATTGAGTACGATAAGGTACATTTTGAGCGTACTGAAGCCTGGTTTGAAGATCATAAAGTAATACAGTTGGGGGGGAGGTTGCTACTACGCCTACCAGAGGGGGCAGAAAATTGCTGA
- a CDS encoding proteasome-activating nucleotidase, whose translation MEETGVKDVRDLCEKFLDFKREKERLEELLKEYFKRLEELERKLRAHEEKLRIEARRRKTLEKELEMERDEKAELREELRRKEVMIEKLRSDLQRMKKPPLIVGTVEEILDDGRVIVKSSTGPKFVSNVSPTVDRNELEPGANVALNQQSMAVVDVLPSEKDSRVLAMEVDESPDVSYDDIGGLDEQIREIREVVEKPLKEPELFEKVGVEPPKGVLLYGPPGTGKTLLAKAVANHADATFIRLAAPELVQKFIGEGARLVRELFELAREKAPSIIFIDEIDAIGARRMRDATSGDREVQRTLTQLLAEMDGFDPLDDIKVIAATNRKDILDPALLRPGRFDRHIKISLPDEEGRYEIFKIHTRDMNLAEDVDLQKLAKITEGASGADIKAICTEAGMMAIREDRDVVTMDDFLKAVDRVMGKKEEESGEFKRAYH comes from the coding sequence ATGGAAGAAACAGGCGTGAAAGACGTTAGGGATCTCTGCGAAAAGTTTCTGGACTTCAAGCGCGAAAAGGAGCGGCTAGAAGAGCTCCTGAAGGAGTACTTCAAGCGATTGGAGGAGTTAGAGCGGAAGCTGCGAGCTCACGAGGAGAAGCTCCGCATCGAAGCCCGTCGTCGTAAGACCCTGGAGAAGGAGTTGGAGATGGAACGTGATGAAAAGGCCGAGCTGCGTGAGGAGCTACGGCGTAAAGAGGTTATGATCGAAAAGCTCCGTAGTGACCTGCAGCGAATGAAGAAGCCACCGCTCATCGTGGGTACCGTCGAAGAGATCCTCGACGACGGTCGCGTGATAGTGAAGAGTTCCACGGGTCCGAAGTTCGTCTCGAACGTGAGCCCTACCGTGGACAGAAACGAGCTCGAACCTGGTGCAAACGTGGCCCTCAACCAGCAGAGCATGGCTGTGGTGGATGTGCTACCGTCGGAGAAGGACTCACGTGTACTGGCGATGGAGGTGGACGAGTCACCCGACGTGTCGTACGACGATATCGGTGGTCTGGACGAGCAGATCCGCGAAATCCGGGAGGTCGTGGAGAAGCCGCTCAAGGAGCCCGAATTGTTCGAGAAGGTCGGTGTCGAACCTCCGAAGGGAGTCTTATTGTACGGTCCACCGGGCACCGGTAAGACTCTGCTTGCCAAAGCCGTAGCGAACCACGCCGATGCCACCTTCATCCGGCTCGCCGCACCGGAACTGGTCCAAAAATTCATCGGCGAAGGTGCTAGGCTGGTGCGGGAGCTGTTCGAACTCGCACGCGAGAAGGCCCCGAGTATTATCTTCATCGACGAGATCGACGCGATCGGTGCCAGGCGAATGCGGGACGCGACGAGCGGAGACCGCGAGGTCCAGCGCACGCTCACCCAGCTGCTCGCGGAAATGGACGGCTTCGACCCGCTCGACGACATCAAGGTCATCGCAGCTACGAACCGGAAGGACATCCTAGACCCAGCCCTGCTGCGACCGGGTCGGTTCGACAGACACATCAAGATCTCACTACCAGACGAGGAGGGTCGGTATGAGATCTTCAAGATCCACACGCGCGACATGAACTTGGCCGAGGATGTCGACCTCCAGAAGCTGGCGAAGATCACCGAGGGTGCCTCAGGTGCGGACATCAAGGCCATATGTACTGAGGCAGGTATGATGGCTATACGCGAGGACCGTGACGTTGTCACCATGGATGACTTCCTGAAGGCTGTGGACAGGGTCATGGGTAAGAAGGAAGAAGAGAGCGGAGAGTTCAAGCGCGCGTACCACTGA
- a CDS encoding FAD-dependent oxidoreductase: MVVGGGAAGVVAARTAREHGADVVLISADEHIAYSPCAIPFVVSGEIERPEDILMRDPAHYERLGIDVRLDVRVEEVDPEEKVVTTEDGDTVEYDSLVLATGGEPLVPPIKGSDLGGVFTVRRFSDIEPLLRAVRESERAVIVGAGPIGVEMAYALHERGLEVTLVEMLDRVLPQFLDDDIAAILQERMEKEGIRVLLGSPVEAIEGDDRVEAVVVNSEEIETDLVVMAAGVRPATDLFEGIGASVLPFGVEVDPALRVKREDGGVFDDIYAAGDCVADWCPITGERVPSQLGTVAVRQGKIAGRNAAGGPRATWMGTLNTTVIRAFDLEAAGAGLTQTRAEELGLEVVSATVETTTRARYYPGGEPIAVKLIADADTHRVVGVQSVGGERVRERVDGVALAIRLAAKVEDLLSWDYSYSPPVARVIEPIYEAAELLREELHS, translated from the coding sequence GTGGTGGTAGGAGGAGGAGCCGCCGGCGTCGTAGCCGCTCGGACTGCTAGGGAACACGGCGCCGACGTGGTTCTAATCTCGGCGGATGAGCATATCGCGTACTCCCCTTGCGCCATCCCATTCGTAGTCTCTGGGGAGATAGAACGGCCGGAAGATATCCTGATGCGCGATCCTGCTCACTACGAGCGCCTCGGGATCGACGTCAGGCTGGACGTGAGGGTTGAGGAAGTCGATCCCGAAGAGAAGGTCGTGACTACCGAGGACGGTGACACCGTCGAATACGACTCGCTGGTTCTAGCTACCGGTGGAGAGCCTCTAGTTCCCCCGATTAAGGGTTCCGACCTGGGTGGTGTCTTCACCGTCAGGCGGTTTTCGGATATCGAACCCCTACTCCGAGCCGTTCGGGAATCGGAGCGAGCTGTGATAGTGGGAGCAGGACCCATCGGTGTAGAAATGGCGTACGCACTTCACGAACGCGGGTTAGAGGTTACGCTGGTTGAAATGCTTGATAGAGTTCTCCCACAGTTCCTCGACGATGATATCGCTGCGATACTGCAAGAGCGGATGGAAAAGGAAGGCATCAGAGTACTTCTCGGCTCGCCTGTGGAGGCTATCGAAGGCGATGATAGAGTAGAGGCCGTAGTGGTGAACAGTGAAGAAATAGAGACCGACCTCGTCGTGATGGCGGCTGGAGTGAGACCGGCAACTGACCTCTTTGAAGGCATAGGGGCCTCAGTCCTACCCTTCGGAGTTGAAGTTGACCCAGCCCTTCGAGTCAAGCGCGAGGACGGTGGTGTCTTCGACGATATATACGCGGCCGGGGATTGTGTGGCCGATTGGTGTCCCATCACGGGTGAGCGAGTTCCGAGCCAGCTTGGTACGGTCGCCGTTCGGCAGGGCAAGATCGCCGGGAGAAACGCCGCTGGAGGTCCCAGAGCGACTTGGATGGGCACCCTCAACACCACGGTGATACGTGCGTTCGATTTAGAGGCAGCGGGTGCGGGGTTGACACAGACCCGAGCCGAAGAGTTAGGACTGGAAGTAGTTTCGGCTACCGTCGAGACGACCACCAGGGCCAGGTACTATCCGGGTGGCGAGCCTATTGCGGTCAAGTTAATAGCTGACGCGGACACGCACCGTGTCGTCGGAGTCCAATCCGTCGGAGGGGAACGTGTGAGAGAACGCGTCGACGGTGTCGCTTTGGCAATCCGTCTGGCGGCTAAAGTGGAGGACCTCCTGAGCTGGGATTACTCCTACTCGCCTCCGGTTGCTCGGGTTATAGAACCCATATACGAGGCCGCCGAGCTCCTTAGGGAGGAGCTTCACTCATGA
- a CDS encoding magnesium transporter, with the protein MSGVWGGVLRILRSMLMISIILAVWSSFTGSLLAKWEAKLEHNPGLAALLPVLMAAAGAAAASFGSRLSTHLHLGTFTVWAVLRDALVQGSALMLVIAGYAGLVTVAFSGRPSLILLAVESTGLTFLTSTLVALGSAFTSVRLGMDPDDVVGPIVTTAADSVGIILALTLAPG; encoded by the coding sequence TTGAGCGGTGTATGGGGAGGAGTTCTCAGGATCCTCCGATCGATGTTGATGATTTCCATAATTCTCGCCGTCTGGAGCTCTTTCACGGGCTCGCTGCTGGCTAAATGGGAAGCCAAGCTCGAGCATAACCCCGGTCTAGCCGCGCTCCTTCCGGTCCTAATGGCGGCTGCCGGTGCCGCAGCTGCGTCGTTCGGTAGCCGCCTTTCCACCCATTTGCACTTAGGAACATTTACGGTATGGGCGGTATTGAGAGACGCATTGGTACAAGGTTCGGCCTTGATGTTGGTAATCGCGGGCTACGCCGGTCTCGTGACCGTCGCGTTCTCCGGTCGACCGTCTCTGATCCTGTTGGCCGTTGAGTCGACGGGGTTAACGTTCTTGACCTCTACCCTCGTGGCTCTCGGCTCGGCGTTCACGAGCGTAAGACTAGGGATGGATCCCGACGACGTCGTTGGTCCTATCGTAACGACGGCCGCGGATTCCGTCGGAATTATACTCGCCCTAACCCTGGCTCCGGGGTAA
- a CDS encoding polyprenol monophosphomannose synthase, with product MVDISVILPTYNERENLPKVILKIEEVVEKEGWTAEILVVDDNSPDGTAEVARELSRQYGNIKVIVREEKPGLGLAYRRGFREARGDVIVCMDADGQHPPECLPNIVNPVLDGECDFGLGSRYVEGSVVENFPWYRKLNSWGARIVARLLLKLPYRDPTSGFRAISRKILTESRPFVSEGFEIQVETLAKAHHMGYTVQEYPFLFRPRERGSSNVNVRQILRYLNGVWRIRKDLKQRGLL from the coding sequence ATGGTCGACATCAGCGTGATATTGCCCACGTACAACGAGCGCGAGAATCTTCCAAAGGTGATTCTCAAGATCGAAGAGGTAGTGGAGAAAGAAGGCTGGACCGCTGAGATTCTGGTAGTTGACGACAACTCACCCGACGGAACGGCGGAAGTGGCCCGAGAACTATCCAGACAGTACGGCAACATTAAGGTGATCGTGCGCGAGGAGAAGCCTGGATTAGGTCTAGCGTACAGGAGAGGGTTCCGCGAGGCCAGGGGCGATGTGATAGTATGTATGGACGCCGACGGTCAACATCCACCCGAGTGTCTTCCTAACATCGTGAATCCGGTACTAGATGGGGAGTGCGACTTCGGATTAGGGTCCAGGTACGTTGAAGGATCCGTCGTTGAGAACTTTCCGTGGTACCGTAAGTTGAATTCTTGGGGTGCACGCATTGTTGCACGCTTGCTCCTCAAACTTCCATACCGCGATCCGACGAGTGGGTTCCGTGCTATTTCCCGGAAGATATTGACCGAGAGCCGACCGTTCGTGTCCGAAGGTTTCGAGATACAGGTCGAAACGCTCGCTAAGGCCCATCACATGGGCTACACCGTGCAAGAGTACCCGTTCTTGTTCCGACCCCGAGAGCGGGGTTCCTCTAACGTAAATGTCCGTCAGATACTGAGGTATCTCAACGGAGTGTGGAGGATCAGGAAGGACTTGAAGCAGCGTGGGCTCCTGTAA
- the glmU gene encoding bifunctional sugar-1-phosphate nucleotidylyltransferase/acetyltransferase, with amino-acid sequence MIGIVLAAGEGTRMRPLTKTRPKVLLPVADRRLIDFSIEAMERIGVEHLVVVVEYLADKVKRYVKNRWGDSFDLEFVRQGKPMGTAHAVYVAWREIEPDETVVITNGDLVFDPELLERAVREHEGVASMVLVEVEDPSEFGVARLQDGYVVELVEKPKPEEAPSNLANAGVYVAEPEFERFLERVTPSPRGEFEITDALLDAATEEGVRGVSYDGFWSDVGRPWDLLDANAWALRNAMWRPEVEGIIEENVELRGPVWVAEGAILRSGVVVEGPAYIGPGCEIGPNCYLRPATTLVRDVRIGQAVEIKNSIIMEGTNVSHLSYVGDSVIGAKCNLGAGTIIANLRHDGRSVKVIVKGELEDTGRRKFGAVLGDGVKTGINTSILPGRKLGPYSATAPSTIVRKNVPEGKMLVQGDQILVDWKGRG; translated from the coding sequence ATGATCGGCATCGTACTCGCGGCAGGTGAAGGTACTCGGATGCGACCGCTGACGAAGACACGGCCGAAGGTCCTCCTGCCGGTGGCCGATCGCCGTCTTATCGACTTCTCCATCGAAGCCATGGAGCGCATCGGAGTGGAGCATCTAGTAGTAGTCGTGGAATACCTGGCCGATAAGGTGAAACGATACGTCAAGAATCGTTGGGGAGATTCCTTCGATCTGGAGTTCGTCCGTCAGGGTAAGCCAATGGGAACAGCCCACGCTGTGTACGTCGCGTGGCGGGAGATTGAACCCGACGAGACCGTGGTGATCACGAACGGAGACTTGGTGTTCGATCCGGAGTTGCTCGAGCGCGCCGTACGCGAGCACGAAGGCGTCGCCTCGATGGTGCTGGTGGAGGTCGAGGACCCGTCGGAGTTCGGGGTTGCGAGACTGCAAGACGGTTACGTGGTGGAGCTCGTGGAAAAGCCAAAGCCCGAAGAGGCCCCTTCCAACCTGGCGAACGCGGGAGTGTACGTGGCGGAACCGGAGTTCGAGAGGTTCTTGGAGCGGGTCACGCCCTCACCACGGGGCGAGTTCGAAATCACCGATGCGCTGCTCGATGCCGCCACCGAAGAAGGTGTTCGAGGGGTTTCGTACGACGGATTCTGGTCCGACGTGGGTCGACCGTGGGACCTACTCGATGCCAACGCTTGGGCACTTCGGAACGCGATGTGGCGTCCCGAGGTCGAAGGGATCATCGAGGAGAACGTGGAGCTGAGAGGGCCAGTGTGGGTAGCCGAAGGCGCGATCCTCAGGTCGGGAGTCGTAGTCGAAGGGCCAGCATACATAGGCCCGGGGTGCGAGATCGGACCTAACTGCTACCTCCGACCGGCGACGACGCTGGTCCGGGACGTTCGCATCGGTCAAGCCGTCGAAATCAAAAACTCCATAATCATGGAGGGAACGAACGTCAGCCACCTCTCCTACGTGGGGGACAGCGTTATCGGGGCCAAGTGCAACCTGGGAGCCGGTACCATCATCGCCAACCTCAGACACGACGGGCGCAGCGTGAAGGTGATAGTCAAAGGCGAGCTCGAGGATACAGGTAGGAGGAAGTTCGGAGCCGTACTGGGGGACGGAGTCAAAACAGGAATCAACACCTCTATACTGCCGGGACGGAAATTAGGCCCGTACTCGGCCACCGCGCCTTCCACCATCGTTCGTAAAAACGTCCCAGAGGGCAAGATGTTAGTTCAAGGTGACCAGATCCTAGTCGATTGGAAGGGGCGCGGATGA